The following coding sequences lie in one Changpingibacter yushuensis genomic window:
- a CDS encoding SDR family NAD(P)-dependent oxidoreductase — MPVARDITKDEDVERTMATAGPRIDCLANVAGIMDGMMPLHEIDNALRDRVMAVNVTGTSKVSRAVLPLMMEQGEDSIVNVASQAALRGNATGTACGTSKHAIAGMTKSEAFL, encoded by the coding sequence ATTCCGGTTGCTCGTGACATCACGAAGGATGAAGATGTCGAGCGGACTATGGCGACAGCCGGACCACGGATCGACTGTCTGGCTAACGTCGCAGGAATCATGGACGGCATGATGCCATTGCACGAAATAGACAACGCGCTCAGGGATCGCGTGATGGCCGTCAACGTGACGGGAACCTCCAAGGTCTCCCGTGCCGTCTTGCCACTCATGATGGAACAAGGCGAAGACTCTATTGTCAATGTCGCCAGCCAAGCGGCACTTCGAGGCAATGCCACAGGTACAGCTTGCGGCACGTCAAAGCATGCAATTGCTGGCATGACGAAGAGCGAAGCCTTCTTGTAG
- a CDS encoding SDR family NAD(P)-dependent oxidoreductase has product MTVNTGAASGIGRATLERILLDGGTVIAVDLSTERLQKAA; this is encoded by the coding sequence GTGACCGTGAATACGGGCGCAGCCTCTGGAATCGGACGCGCAACCCTTGAGCGCATCCTCTTAGACGGTGGAACCGTCATCGCAGTTGATCTATCGACGGAACGACTTCAGAAGGCCGCATGA